A stretch of the Veillonellaceae bacterium genome encodes the following:
- the gdhA gene encoding NADP-specific glutamate dehydrogenase: MNAKQYCTELYGRVVKRNACEPEFHQAVQEILESLIPVLEMRPEYIKLGIVESIVEPERQIIFRVPWVDDAGVTHVNRGFRVQFNSAIGPYKGGIRLHPSVYIGIIKFLGFEQVFKNSLTGLPIGGAKGGSDFDPKGKSDMEIMRFCQSFMIELYRHIGQDIDVPAGDIGVGAREIGYMFGQYKRLRGAYEPGVLTGKGLEYGGSLARKEATGYGLVYFLDELMRDKGLSIQDKTVLVSGSGNVAIYTVEKIQEYGGKVVAVSDSNGYVYDANGINVETLKRIKEVERKRISEYVNHHPTAVYSEGCSGIWTIPCDIALPCATQNEINQNDAKILIKNGCKVVAEGANMPTTLEGTKVFLDNGILFGPAKAANAGGVATSALEMSQNSMRLSWTFEEVDAKLKDIMVNIYKNTSKAAADYGLKDNLVAGANIAGFLKVAEAMKAHGVV; encoded by the coding sequence ATAAACGCTAAACAATACTGTACCGAACTCTATGGTAGAGTTGTCAAAAGGAACGCCTGTGAACCTGAGTTTCACCAAGCTGTCCAAGAGATTCTCGAATCCCTAATACCAGTTCTTGAAATGCGGCCTGAGTATATTAAACTCGGTATAGTCGAGAGCATTGTTGAACCCGAACGCCAGATTATATTCAGAGTTCCTTGGGTAGATGATGCTGGTGTTACACATGTTAACAGGGGCTTCAGGGTTCAGTTTAATAGTGCCATAGGCCCATATAAAGGCGGTATCCGACTCCACCCTTCGGTATACATCGGCATTATTAAGTTTTTAGGCTTCGAGCAGGTCTTTAAAAATTCTTTGACCGGCTTGCCTATCGGCGGCGCTAAAGGCGGTTCTGACTTTGATCCAAAGGGTAAGTCGGATATGGAGATTATGCGTTTCTGCCAAAGTTTCATGATTGAGCTTTATCGACATATCGGGCAAGATATCGATGTGCCAGCTGGTGATATTGGCGTAGGCGCCCGCGAAATAGGTTATATGTTCGGTCAATATAAGCGGCTTAGAGGCGCATATGAACCAGGCGTTTTAACCGGTAAGGGCCTTGAATACGGCGGAAGCTTGGCCCGAAAAGAAGCAACAGGCTACGGTCTTGTTTATTTCTTAGATGAATTGATGCGCGACAAGGGCTTATCAATTCAAGACAAAACGGTTTTGGTCTCTGGCTCTGGAAATGTTGCTATCTATACAGTAGAAAAGATTCAAGAATACGGCGGAAAGGTTGTCGCAGTAAGTGATTCTAACGGTTATGTTTATGATGCCAACGGTATCAATGTCGAAACTCTAAAGCGAATTAAAGAAGTTGAACGCAAGAGAATCTCCGAATATGTAAATCATCATCCAACTGCTGTATATTCCGAAGGCTGTTCAGGAATATGGACAATTCCCTGCGATATTGCTCTACCTTGTGCAACCCAGAACGAAATTAACCAAAATGATGCCAAGATACTTATCAAAAACGGCTGTAAGGTAGTCGCCGAAGGCGCAAATATGCCTACTACTTTAGAAGGCACAAAAGTGTTTCTGGACAACGGCATTCTGTTTGGACCGGCCAAGGCAGCGAATGCCGGCGGTGTTGCAACGTCAGCTCTCGAAATGTCCCAGAATAGCATGAGGCTTTCTTGGACCTTTGAAGAGGTTGACGCAAAGCTTAAAGATATCATGGTCAACATTTATAAAAATACCAGCAAAGCGGCCGCCGACTATGGGTTAAAAGACAATCTGGTCGCGGGCGCAAATATTGCCGGCTTTTTAAAAGTAGCTGAGGCCATGAAGGCTCATGGCGTAGTGTAA